The following are from one region of the Shinella sp. PSBB067 genome:
- the clpS gene encoding ATP-dependent Clp protease adapter ClpS, whose product MDVRRVRMQDGEEGGDTPGRSTSVITRTKPKTKKPSLYRVLLLNDDYTPMEFVIHILERFFQKDREAATRIMLHVHNHGVGECGVFTYEVAETKVTQVMDFSRQHQHPLQCVMEKK is encoded by the coding sequence ATGGATGTGAGACGGGTTCGAATGCAGGATGGTGAAGAGGGCGGCGATACTCCCGGTCGCAGCACTTCGGTCATCACGCGCACGAAGCCTAAGACGAAGAAGCCGAGCCTCTATCGCGTCCTGCTTCTCAATGACGATTATACTCCCATGGAGTTCGTGATCCACATTCTGGAGCGTTTCTTCCAGAAGGACCGCGAAGCGGCCACGCGGATCATGCTCCATGTGCACAATCATGGCGTAGGCGAGTGTGGCGTGTTCACCTACGAGGTTGCCGAAACCAAAGTGACACAGGTGATGGATTTCTCCCGCCAGCACCAGCACCCGCTGCAATGTGTCATGGAAAAGAAATGA